A genomic window from Deltaproteobacteria bacterium IMCC39524 includes:
- a CDS encoding DUF3426 domain-containing protein, whose translation MIVRCEACQTRFRLADEKIKAGGTKVRCSKCKEVFTVMPPEPEPVEETVDYGSFNMEKVADESPAEDSPTNAEPPSETSVTEDAAPPEESAQEESSALDFSGLESEMGDAVANDELADEFTFVDTSQLQNTESVAGEDTAEEESPAKEEPREESSLDESTAFNDAFSETGEPDGAVEFEFNEEPEASESASSDEIDFSTDEPSAVDKIDFSSAEDTDEQEPSDEFSFADDSGDDAFAFGDAEEELPTPASEETSEPDEFSFGDEDPFADDSSSEWEEKTANEDTSFDFEEPQFDNNETAAESPAAQSGSDDLQFGEIDFASDTPEQEAPGFDSDDDFSSASMEQKEEPESFSPSQETSRPPADDYDDEEPLPAPPQPKKSSLSRILVLLVLLLVILGGAAGFLFIQEGAINLNTIGQYLPFLQEYIGEAPVSSPGDRIGINVFGSSYVNGEAGQMLVIQGAAVNNHPATRSAITIKGVLLDTQGQTLLQQTVFCGNKLDDTALKTMSFAAIEEAMNNQFGDSLSNMNVAAGASIPFTIVFRNLPDGLANINVEVVDSKPGAG comes from the coding sequence ATGATTGTTCGGTGTGAAGCATGCCAAACCCGTTTTCGTTTAGCTGATGAGAAGATCAAGGCTGGCGGCACCAAAGTCCGCTGCTCCAAGTGCAAGGAGGTCTTCACTGTGATGCCTCCAGAACCGGAGCCTGTTGAAGAGACGGTTGACTACGGTTCGTTCAACATGGAGAAAGTTGCTGACGAGTCTCCTGCCGAGGATTCTCCAACCAACGCAGAGCCCCCCTCTGAAACGTCTGTAACTGAGGACGCGGCGCCACCGGAAGAATCTGCCCAGGAAGAAAGCAGTGCTCTCGACTTCAGCGGTCTGGAATCTGAAATGGGTGATGCCGTTGCAAATGACGAGTTGGCAGACGAGTTCACCTTTGTTGACACGAGTCAGCTGCAGAACACAGAAAGCGTAGCAGGGGAAGACACCGCAGAAGAGGAATCTCCGGCCAAAGAAGAGCCACGGGAAGAGAGCTCCTTAGACGAATCGACTGCCTTCAACGACGCTTTCAGTGAAACAGGTGAACCCGATGGAGCCGTGGAGTTTGAATTCAACGAGGAGCCGGAGGCATCAGAATCAGCATCCAGTGATGAGATCGACTTTTCAACGGATGAGCCCTCGGCCGTTGACAAAATAGATTTTTCCTCGGCAGAAGACACGGATGAGCAGGAGCCTTCAGACGAATTTTCCTTCGCTGACGATTCTGGCGACGACGCTTTCGCCTTTGGTGACGCAGAGGAAGAGCTGCCGACTCCGGCAAGCGAGGAGACCAGTGAGCCTGACGAGTTTTCTTTTGGCGACGAAGACCCGTTCGCTGACGATTCCTCTTCCGAGTGGGAAGAGAAGACGGCCAATGAGGACACCTCCTTCGACTTTGAAGAGCCCCAGTTTGACAATAATGAGACAGCAGCAGAAAGTCCGGCGGCACAGTCCGGCAGTGATGATCTGCAATTCGGCGAGATCGATTTTGCCAGCGACACTCCCGAGCAAGAAGCCCCCGGCTTTGACTCTGATGATGACTTCTCCAGCGCGTCGATGGAACAGAAAGAGGAACCGGAGTCTTTCAGCCCAAGCCAGGAGACTTCCAGACCACCTGCAGACGACTATGACGATGAAGAGCCGCTGCCAGCACCACCGCAGCCCAAGAAGAGTTCTCTCTCGCGTATTCTGGTTCTGTTGGTTCTTCTGCTCGTTATTCTGGGTGGAGCGGCAGGCTTCCTGTTTATCCAGGAAGGTGCAATCAACCTCAACACCATCGGCCAGTATCTGCCTTTCCTGCAGGAATATATTGGCGAAGCTCCAGTCAGCTCGCCGGGAGACAGAATCGGCATCAACGTTTTCGGAAGTTCCTATGTGAACGGCGAAGCAGGACAGATGCTGGTCATTCAAGGTGCGGCCGTCAACAATCACCCGGCAACACGCTCGGCGATTACGATCAAGGGTGTCCTTCTCGATACTCAAGGACAAACGCTCTTACAGCAGACCGTCTTCTGCGGCAACAAGCTTGATGACACCGCTCTTAAGACCATGTCATTTGCAGCCATCGAAGAGGCGATGAACAACCAGTTCGGCGACAGCCTTTCCAACATGAACGTTGCCGCCGGAGCGTCGATCCCTTTCACCATCGTCTTCCGAAACCTTCCTGACGGACTTGCTAACATCAACGTCGAAGTGGTTGACTCCAAACCGGGCGCCGGCTAA
- a CDS encoding 4Fe-4S binding protein yields MAYTINDECINCAACADTCPVDAISEQGDVHVIDAATCTDCGACVDSCPVAAIEAP; encoded by the coding sequence ATGGCTTACACAATTAATGACGAGTGTATCAATTGCGCCGCTTGCGCAGACACCTGCCCGGTTGACGCCATCAGTGAGCAGGGTGACGTGCATGTAATTGACGCAGCAACTTGCACGGACTGTGGTGCTTGTGTTGACAGCTGTCCTGTTGCCGCAATCGAAGCTCCCTAA